The Rhizoctonia solani chromosome 14, complete sequence genome has a segment encoding these proteins:
- a CDS encoding Retrotransposable element Tf2 protein codes for MEPEPTLASLLEAIQTLTSQVGSLQAQIHTQGQQLSELKAICKETNDLVGDKDQGGAQAKPGPLTGPITPPTHTGGEAHTPGTVRPGLKAPFRPSRGTGFDSEEEEEPRRAPKKEPMGTPKRSLSSLTPFDSGSSVKRPKMELPDPYKGDTRGRKATQWLDRMLLWVALHRDQFDEEEQMVVWILYHMTDKAADWALPIIGTIIKGKGNPPITIPALTAKFKEAFADPDAKRAAARKIAALTQTTTTSEYVTEFRNLMAELDWNTEAYIAQFTRGLHWKVKELLSTKDNIPDNDLEAIFAASVKIDNTRWENKENRPKKAPTKAPVATTTSTSTTTTRVRLSEDPNYVTPEERDRRRASGLCVKCGQKGMASNNAQMDGRPQSRRLPRWQKKKGREKIEAKDYPLDSNKKPLLFINLELHDFPTEHLKTLIDSGATLNFISPAIVEKYKIPKTQLENPRVVRMLDGTISQTGCIWHQVQLAVLANGHPHTIPFLVCPIGNTPAILGMTWLTAEAPLIDWQQGLVTFPEQAQIASEEEADSDPLADLPPQYHEFAKVFGKEEFKVLPPHREYDISIDLVPDAKLTPGPIYGMTDAESKALKQHIDEELATGKIRPSTSSAGAPVMFVKKADGSLRLVVNYRKLNDVTHKNVYPLPRQDDLMAKLRNAKLFTKLDLRWGYNNVRIKEGNEWKTAFRTKYGLFEYLVMPFGLTNAPAAFQHFMNDLFRDLIDVTVVIYLDDILIFSENPEEHPAHVKEVLSRLMKNQLFCKLSKCYFHVTTVDYLGIVISPAGFSMDQKKIEAVTSWPQPKTVKQVQGFLGFVNYLRRFIPNFSSVARPLHNLTQKETPWSWGDLEEVAFQELKALVTRSPVLIHSNPKLPYYLETDASGVAMGAILSQRGEDNRLHPVAYMSKSFSGAKANYDTHDKELLAIIKALEEWRIFLEATDRPIQVFTDHRNLEYWMQARTFNRRHARWRIFLSDFNFEIHYRPGKQSGKPDALSRQPDYVDTAQEPEVMLPSEVFANTLEEELEIVTEVRSKLREDPSLEPIIQFLTKDADNAPPSIKKAYRDYDWEEDLLWYRGKLVIPDNEPLKERLLREFHDSPLAGHPGQQRTLELLSRSYWWPGMKSTAKEWVECCPTCQANRRAHAPVISLKPLEVPPFPFHTISYDFITGFPKSNGHDAILVVIDSFSKFGHFIPTSKKVTAKGLADLFVMHVWKLHGLPVRTISDRGTTFTGKFLRALYQRLGIKPLFSSAYHPESDGQTERVNQFIEFYLRSYVAADHSDWATWLPLAEYAYNNARHASTGKTPFELVYGKNPVMNPSNVPSNVPEADQLADTLANEWKEAESALRMSKEKMTRDKGTIPKYSIGEMVWLDGKNVELRTNSNKLDPRRLGPFEVLEKISSHAYRLKLPETLKIHDVFYVGLLSKVHESPSQPFPERPPPETIEGEEEYEVEQIIDSKRQQGKWFYLIKWKGYGPEDNSWEPEELLEHSQEEIQRFNKSQLKKARDSAKSL; via the exons atggaaccggagccgacccttgcctctctcctcgaggctatccaaaccctcaccagccaagtcgggtccttgcaggcccaaatccacactcaaggccaacagctctctgagctcaaagccatatgcaaggagaccaacgaccttgttggagacaaggaccagggcggagcccaagccaagcctggcccattgactgggcctatcactccccccacccatacagggggagaagcgcacactccaggaacggttaggcctggactcaaggcccccttccgcccttcAAGAGGCACAGGTTTTGattccgaggaagaagaggagccaagaagagctcccaaaaaggagcctatGGGAACGCCTAAACGCTCCCTCAgttccctcacccccttcgacTCCGGGTCTTCAGTgaagcggcccaaaatggagttaCCGGACCCTTATAagggagacaccaggggaAGGAAGGCCACACAGTGGCTTGATCGGATGCTCCTTTGGGTTGCCCTCCACAGGGATCAGTTTGATGAAGAGGAAcagatggtggtatggattttataccacatgacagacaaggccgccgactgggccctccccatcatcggaaccatcatcaagggcaaggggaATCCTCCAAtcaccatcccggccttaacagccaagttcaaagaagcctttgccgaCCCAGATgcaaagagggcggccgccagaAAGATCGCCGCGTTAActcagaccaccaccacgtctgagtacgtcacagaattccgcaacctcatggcggaactagactggaacactgaggcgtacattgcccagtttacgcgcggtcttcactggaaggtgaaagaactcctgtccaccaaggacaacattcccGACAATGACCTAGAGGCCATATTCGCCGCCtcggtcaaaattgacaacactcgttgggagaacaaggaaaaccgCCCTAAGAAGGCTCCCACCAAGGCTCCGGTCGCCACGACCAcctctacctccaccactaccaccagggtccgtttatcagaggaccccaattacgtcACTCCGGAAGAACGAGACCgtcgccgcgcgtctggcctctgcgtcaagtgcggacaaaagggcatggcatcaaacaatgcccaaatggatggaaggccacaatcaaggaggttgccaaggtggcagaagaagaagggtcgggaaaagattgaggccaaggactacc CTCTGGACTCGAATAAAAAACCCTTATTATTTATCAATCTTGAACTGCACGACTTCCCGACGGAACacctcaaaaccctgattgattcaggagccacattgaACTTCATATCCCCCgcgattgtggaaaaatataaaatcccaaaaacccaactcgaaaatccacgagttgtgagaatgttagatggtactatatctcagactggttgcatatggcaccaggttcaactcgcggtcttggccaatggccacccccacaccattcctttccttgtttgccccataggcaacaccccggctattctaggcatgacatggttaacggcagaagctcctttgattgattggcaacagggactagttaccttccctgaacaagctcAAATCGCctctgaagaagaagcggatTCAGaccctttagcagaccttccccctcagtaccatgaatttgctaaagtgtttggcaaagaagaattcaaggtcctccctccacatagggagtatgacatctctatagaccttgtcccggACGCCAAACTAACTCCTGGTCccatatatggcatgactgatgcggagtccaaggcgctcaaacaacatattgatgaaGAGCTAGCCACGGGCAAGATTCGCCCCAGTACTTCATCAGCAGGTGCCCCAGTAATGTTTGTGAAAAAAGCAGATGGATCTCTCAGGCTGGTAGTCAACTataggaagttgaatgacgtcacccacaaaaacgtcTATCCCCTTCCCAGACaagatgaccttatggccaaGTTACGGAACGCCAAGTTATTCACCAAGTTGGACTTacgatggggttacaacaatgttcggatcaaagaaggcaacgaatggaaaacagcctttagaaccaaatatggtctCTTTGagtacctagtcatgccctttggacTTACAAATGCCCCGGCAGCgtttcaacacttcatgaatgaccttTTTAGGGATCTGATTGACGTAACGGTGGTCATTTACTTGGACGACATCCTCATTTTCTCAGAAAATCCAGAAGAACACCCGGCCCATGTCAAAGAAGTACTGTCCcgattgatgaagaaccagctgttctgcaaactGTCAAAGTGTTATTTCCACGTCACAACAGTTGATTACCTGGGCATTGTTATCTCCCCTGCTggattctccatggatcagaagaagattgaggcagttACATCGTGGCCTCAGCCCAAGACAGTCAAGCAGGTACAGGgattcctaggatttgtgaattacctccgccgctttatccccaacttcagttcCGTGgcacgccccctccacaacctcacacaaaaggaaaccccctggtcatggggtgaCCTAGAAGAAGTGGCATTCCAGGAACTGAAAGCTCTTGTCACCCGGTCACCGGTCttaatccattccaaccccaaACTTCCatactacctagaaacagatgcatcaggagtagccatgggagcaattctCAGCCAGAGAGGGGAAGATAACCGTTTACACCCAGTAGCCTACATGTCTAAATCCTTCTCCGGTGCCAAGgccaattatgacacccatgataaggagctcctagccataatcaaggcattagaagaatggcggatcttcctagaggcaacggacagaccaatccaggtgttTACAGATCataggaacctggaatattggatgcaggcaaggactTTTAACCGAcggcatgctagatggcgcatattcctgagcgatttcaattttgagatacattaccgcccaggaaagcaatccgGGAAGCCAGATGCCTTGTCCAGACAACCGGACTATGTTGATACCGCCCAAGAACCCGAAGTCATGTTACCGTCAGAGGTCTTTGCAAACACATTGgaagaagagctggaaatCGTTACAGAAGTACGCTCTAAACTGAGGGAAGACCCCTCCCTGGAAcctatcatccagttcctgacCAAAGATGCTGATAACGCCCCTCCATCAATAAAGAAGGCTTATAGAGACTAcgactgggaagaggacctcctatGGTACCGAGGGAAACTGGTGATCCCGGACAATGAGCCCCTAAAGGAAAGACTCCTCagagaattccatgactcccccctAGCAGGACACCCGGGTCAGCAAAGAACCCTTGAACTCCTGAGCCGGagctactggtggccaggaatgaagtctacagccaaggaatgggtagaatgttgtcccacctgccaagccaaccgacgTGCGCACGCTCCTGTTAtctccctgaaacccttagaagtcccGCCAttccccttccacaccatctcatACGACTTCATTACGGGGTTTCCCAAATCAAACGGGCACGACGCAATCCTAGTGGTCATTGACtcattttccaagtttggacaCTTCATTCCGACCTCAAAGAAAgtcacagccaagggtcTGGCGGATCTATTTGTCATGCACGTATGGAAGTTGCACGGATTACCCGTCAGGACTATCTCGGATAGAGGTACCAcattcacaggaaaattccttAGGGCCCTCTATCAACGGTTGGGAATCAAACCATTGTTTTCCTCAgcttaccacccagaatctgacggacaaacggaacgggtaaaccagttcattgaattctacctcCGTTCTTACGTAGCCGCGGATCACTCAGACTGGGCTACGTGGCTACCTctggcagaatatgcgtacaacaacgccagaCACGCGTCCACAGGAAAAACAccctttgaattggtctaTGGAAAAAATCCGGTGATGAACCCCTCCAACGTACCATccaatgtaccagaagcagaccaaTTAGCAGACACCTTGGCcaatgaatggaaggaagcggAGTCCGCCCTcaggatgagcaaggaaaaaATGACTAGGGATAAAGGAACCATCCCCAAATATTCAATCGGTGAAAtggtctggctagatggaaaaaacgtggaactCAGGACCAACTCCAATAAACTGGATCCTAGGAGACTAGGCCCTTTTGAAGTCTTAGAGAAGATTTCCAGTCATGCATACCGCCTAAAGCTGCcggaaactctgaaaatccacgatGTGTTCTACGTGGGACTATTGTCCAAAGTTCATGAGTCCCCTAGCCAACCGTTTCCAGAACGACCCCCTCCAGAGacaattgagggggaagaagagtatgaagtggaacaaatcattgactcaaaaaggcaacaagggaaatggttctatctgatcaagtggaaaggatacggcCCAGAGGACAATtcttgggaaccagaagaactctTGGAGCACAGCCAGGAGGAAATTCAACgtttcaacaagtcacaactgaaaaaggctcgtgactccgccaagagcctttaa